A region from the Arachis ipaensis cultivar K30076 chromosome B01, Araip1.1, whole genome shotgun sequence genome encodes:
- the LOC107614949 gene encoding cell wall / vacuolar inhibitor of fructosidase 1-like yields the protein MKHFSLNTLLCTIVVASIAIAPCESDDKLITETCSKTPYPAQCVSYIKANYKSNDVKGIAGLGIIMAQDFQLKAEAPKDILFKMISAGKRPDIRFEMIACLGNYNYLIDTTMPEAIDAFKLGKPRLAEAYANTAAIGVSNCEKRFNGKSPITNQNNITHEIALILLAIAKQL from the coding sequence ATGAAGCATTTTTCTCTAAATACGTTGTTGTGCACAATTGTTGTGGCTTCAATTGCAATAGCACCATGTGAAAGCGATGACAAACTCATAACAGAAACATGCAGCAAGACACCATACCCTGCTCAATGTGTTAGTTACATAAAAGCTAATTATAAAAGCAATGATGTTAAGGGTATTGCAGGTCTTGGAATAATCATGGCACAAGATTTCCAACTCAAAGCAGAAGCTCCCAAAGACATTCTCTTCAAAATGATTTCGGCGGGAAAGAGACCAGACATTCGATTTGAGATGATAGCTTGTCTTGGAAATTACAATTATCTTATCGATACTACTATGCCTGAAGCCATTGATGCTTTCAAACTTGGGAAACCCCGTTTGGCTGAAGCTTATGCTAACACTGCTGCAATTGGGGTTAGTAATTGTGAGAAAAGATTCAATGGCAAATCGCCAATCACCAATCAGAACAATATTACTCATGAAATTGCTCTCATCCTACTAGCTATTGCtaaacaattatag
- the LOC107614959 gene encoding cell wall / vacuolar inhibitor of fructosidase 1-like, with product MKHFSLNTLLCTIVVASIAIAPCKSDDKLITETCSKTPYPAQCVSYIKANYKSNDVKGIAGLGIIMAQDFQLKAEAPKDILFKMISAGKRPDIRFEMIACLGNYNYLIDTTMPEAIDAFKLGKPRLAEAYANTAAIGVSNCEKRFNGKSPITNENNITHEIALILIAIAKQL from the coding sequence atgaagcattttTCTCTAAATACATTATTGTGCACAATTGTTGTGGCTTCAATTGCAATAGCACCATGTAAAAGCGATGACAAACTCATAACAGAAACATGCAGCAAGACACCATACCCTGCTCAATGTGTTAGTTACATAAAAGCTAATTATAAAAGCAATGATGTTAAGGGTATTGCAGGTCTTGGAATAATCATGGCACAAGATTTCCAACTCAAAGCAGAAGCTCCCAAAGACATTCTCTTCAAAATGATTTCGGCGGGAAAGAGACCAGACATTCGATTTGAGATGATAGCTTGTCTTGGAAATTACAATTATCTTATCGATACTACTATGCCTGAAGCCATTGATGCTTTCAAACTTGGGAAACCCCGTTTAGCTGAAGCTTATGCTAACACTGCTGCAATTGGGGTTAGTAATTGTGAGAAAAGATTCAATGGCAAATCGCCAATCACCAATGAGAACAATATTACTCATGAAATTGCTCTCATCCTAATAGCTATTGCtaaacaattatag
- the LOC110263246 gene encoding pectinesterase inhibitor-like, which translates to MKHFSLNTLLCTIVVASISIAPCECDDKLITDTCSKTPNPPLCVSYIKTDYKSKDVKDVPGLGIIVAQIFELKAKVPKDILFLMLSVGKNPDIQVQMKACFGSYSFLIYTAMPATINAFQVGKPRLAEGYANTAAIGVSDCEKSFNGKSPIHADNIITHDIALILLGIAKQL; encoded by the coding sequence ATGAAGCATTTTTCTCTAAATACATTATTGTGCACAATTGTTGTGGCTTCAATTTCAATAGCACCATGTGAATGCGATGACAAACTCATAACAGATACGTGCAGCAAGACACCAAACCCTCCCCTATGTGTTAGTTACATAAAAACTGATTATAAAAGCAAGGATGTTAAGGATGTTCCAGGCCTTGGAATAATCGTGGCACAAATTTTTGAACTCAAAGCAAAAGTTCCCAAAGACATTCTCTTCTTAATGCTTTCGGTGGGAAAGAATCCAGACATTCAGGTTCAGATGAAAGCTTGTTTTGGAAGTTACAGTTTTCTTATCTACACTGCTATGCCTGCAACCATTAATGCATTCCAAGTTGGAAAACCCCGTTTGGCTGAAGGTTATGCTAACACTGCTGCAATTGGGGTTAGTGATTGTGAGAAAAGCTTCAATGGCAAATCGCCAATCCACGCTGATAACATTATTACTCATGATATTGCTCTCATCCTACTAGGTATCGCtaaacaattatag